A region of Sugiyamaella lignohabitans strain CBS 10342 chromosome A, complete sequence DNA encodes the following proteins:
- the MCM7 gene encoding mini-chromosome maintenance complex protein 7 (Component of the Mcm2-7 hexameric helicase complex; MCM2-7 primes origins of DNA replication in G1 and becomes an active ATP-dependent helicase that promotes DNA melting and elongation in S-phase; forms an Mcm4p-6p-7p subcomplex; GO_component: GO:0031261 - DNA replication preinitiation complex [Evidence IDA] [PMID 9554851]; GO_component: GO:0042555 - MCM complex [Evidence IEA]; GO_component: GO:0042555 - MCM complex [Evidence IDA] [PMID 12480933]; GO_component: GO:0097373 - MCM core complex [Evidence IDA] [PMID 13679365]; GO_component: GO:0005737 - cytoplasm [Evidence IEA,IEA]; GO_component: GO:0005737 - cytoplasm [Evidence IDA] [PMID 10704410]; GO_component: GO:0005737 - cytoplasm [Evidence IDA] [PMID 7708676]; GO_component: GO:0005656 - nuclear pre-replicative complex [Evidence IDA] [PMID 16824194]; GO_component: GO:0005656 - nuclear pre-replicative complex [Evidence IDA] [PMID 9335335]; GO_component: GO:0005634 - nucleus [Evidence IEA,IEA,IEA]; GO_component: GO:0005634 - nucleus [Evidence IDA] [PMID 10704410]; GO_component: GO:0005634 - nucleus [Evidence IDA] [PMID 7708676]; GO_component: GO:0031298 - replication fork protection complex [Evidence IDA] [PMID 16531994]; GO_function: GO:0005524 - ATP binding [Evidence IEA,IEA]; GO_function: GO:0005524 - ATP binding [Evidence IDA] [PMID 12480933]; GO_function: GO:0043140 - ATP-dependent 3'-5' DNA helicase activity [Evidence IDA] [PMID 13679365]; GO_function: GO:0004003 - ATP-dependent DNA helicase activity [Evidence IDA] [PMID 15723534]; GO_function: GO:1990163 - ATP-dependent four-way junction helicase activity [Evidence IDA] [PMID 13679365]; GO_function: GO:0003677 - DNA binding [Evidence IEA,IEA]; GO_function: GO:0003678 - DNA helicase activity [Evidence IEA]; GO_function: GO:0003678 - DNA helicase activity [Evidence IDA] [PMID 18657510]; GO_function: GO:0003688 - DNA replication origin binding [Evidence IDA] [PMID 11756674]; GO_function: GO:0003688 - DNA replication origin binding [Evidence IDA] [PMID 16824194]; GO_function: GO:0003688 - DNA replication origin binding [Evidence IDA] [PMID 9288745]; GO_function: GO:0003682 - chromatin binding [Evidence IDA] [PMID 9159120]; GO_function: GO:0003682 - chromatin binding [Evidence IDA] [PMID 9288745]; GO_function: GO:0004386 - helicase activity [Evidence IEA]; GO_function: GO:0016787 - hydrolase activity [Evidence IEA]; GO_function: GO:0017111 - nucleoside-triphosphatase activity [Evidence IEA]; GO_function: GO:0000166 - nucleotide binding [Evidence IEA,IEA]; GO_function: GO:0003697 - single-stranded DNA binding [Evidence IMP] [PMID 17895243]; GO_function: GO:0017116 - single-stranded DNA-dependent ATP-dependent DNA helicase activity [Evidence IDA] [PMID 18657510]; GO_function: GO:0043142 - single-stranded DNA-dependent ATPase activity [Evidence IDA] [PMID 15723534]; GO_process: GO:0006260 - DNA replication [Evidence IEA,IEA]; GO_process: GO:0006270 - DNA replication initiation [Evidence IEA]; GO_process: GO:0006270 - DNA replication initiation [Evidence IGI,IMP] [PMID 10783164]; GO_process: GO:0006270 - DNA replication initiation [Evidence IGI,IMP] [PMID 2044962]; GO_process: GO:0006271 - DNA strand elongation involved in DNA replication [Evidence IGI,IMP] [PMID 10783164]; GO_process: GO:0006271 - DNA strand elongation involved in DNA replication [Evidence IMP] [PMID 10834843]; GO_process: GO:0006268 - DNA unwinding involved in DNA replication [Evidence IDA] [PMID 13679365]; GO_process: GO:0006268 - DNA unwinding involved in DNA replication [Evidence IDA] [PMID 15723534]; GO_process: GO:0007049 - cell cycle [Evidence IEA]; GO_process: GO:0030466 - chromatin silencing at silent mating-type cassette [Evidence IMP] [PMID 19064704]; GO_process: GO:0006348 - chromatin silencing at telomere [Evidence IMP] [PMID 19064704]; GO_process: GO:0000727 - double-strand break repair via break-induced replication [Evidence IMP] [PMID 20516198]; GO_process: GO:0033260 - nuclear cell cycle DNA replication [Evidence IMP] [PMID 10834843]; GO_process: GO:0033260 - nuclear cell cycle DNA replication [Evidence IMP] [PMID 2044962]; GO_process: GO:0006267 - pre-replicative complex assembly involved in nuclear cell cycle DNA replication [Evidence IDA] [PMID 16824194]; GO_process: GO:0006267 - pre-replicative complex assembly involved in nuclear cell cycle DNA replication [Evidence IPI] [PMID 9335335]), which translates to MSAVLPSINIDVNYADLKTKIRSFMTEYKTTTNTNDMELDDTPRVKYMDILTKVANRQESTIFIELDDIKDFESQQDNGYDEPTQQSTDSKKIPLLDEICKNSAHYVELFSQIVDELMPQPTIDVSYKDEVLDILLQQRRLRNEKARQEHMADPNSGLLAPEASEDMFPPQLVRRYSLYFKPLTDVYKGNGKALSVREIRGQHLGHLITIRGIVTRVSDVKPSVQVNAYTCDKCGNEVFQEVKAKQFAPLVECPSAECKENDSKGHLFMSSRASKFLPFQDVRIQELSEQVPIGHIPRSLSCHLNGELVRTVNPGDIVDIAGIFLPTPYTGFKAIRAGLLTDTYLEAQYVTQHKKQYDRQELDPQVLSKIERLRGEGNIYERLAQSIAPEIFGHLDVKKALLLLLIGGVTKELGDGMRIRGDINICLMGDPGVAKSQLLKYITKVAPRGVYTTGRGSSGVGLTAAVMRDPVTDEMVLEGGALVLADNGICCIDEFDKMDDTDRTAIHEVMEQQTISISKAGMSTTLNARTSILAAANPLYGRYNPKLSPVENINLPAALLSRFDLLFLILDKPDRQNDERLANHVAYVHMHSHHPAMDFEALDPATIRQYIGLARQYRPVVPSEISDFVVSSYVQMRQKQSQDQNSKKQFSHVTPRTLLGILRMAQALARLRFDNKVIASDVDEALRLSDACKKSLMDNGNNGDFLDESPTSRIYNIVRQMANGDGSRFRATWPISVIRDRVIAKGFTDDQLAECIEEYSMLGVWQTLENGTKLSFIGEDDDMLDDEDE; encoded by the coding sequence ATGTCGGCAGTTCTTCCTTCCATCAACATAGATGTCAACTATGCTGACCTGAAGACCAAGATTCGGTCGTTCATGACTGAATATAAGACTACAACAAATACTAATGATATGGAACTTGATGACACTCCAAGAGTCAAATACATGGACATACTGACCAAAGTGGCTAACCGTCAGGAATCGACCATTTTTATAGAGCTAGATGATATCAAGGATTTTGAGTCTCAGCAAGATAATGGATACGATGAGCCCACCCAACAGTCTACCGATTCTAAGAAAATACCTCTGCTCGATGAGATTTGCAAAAACTCTGCCCATTATGTTGAATTGTTCTCACAAATAGTCGACGAACTTATGCCTCAACCAACTATCGATGTCTCTTACAAAGATGAAGTTCTggatattcttcttcaacaacgTCGCTTGAGAAACGAAAAAGCTCGTCAGGAACACATGGCAGATCCGAACTCTGGTCTACTAGCACCAGAGGCATCTGAAGATATGTTTCCTCCACAGCTCGTGAGAAGATATTCACTTTATTTCAAGCCATTGACTGATGTATACAAAGGAAATGGAAAGGCACTATCTGTTAGAGAGATCAGGGGTCAGCATTTGGGACATTTGATCACAATTCGAGGTATTGTCACCAGAGTGTCAGACGTCAAACCATCTGTCCAAGTCAATGCATACACATGCGATAAATGTGGTAATGAAGTTTTCCAAGAGGTCAAGGCAAAACAATTTGCTCCTTTGGTTGAGTGCCCCTCTGCAGAATGTAAAGAAAACGATTCTAAGGGCCATCTGTTTATGTCGAGCAGAGCATCGAAATTTCTCCCATTTCAAGATGTCCGTATACAAGAGCTTTCTGAACAAGTTCCCATTGGTCATATTCCACGATCATTAAGCTGCCATCTGAATGGTGAGTTGGTCCGAACGGTCAATCCCGGTGATATTGTAGATATTGCTGGTATATTTTTGCCTACCCCTTACACAGGCTTCAAGGCGATCCGAGCTGGCCTTTTGACTGATACTTATTTGGAAGCACAGTATGTCACTCAGCATAAGAAACAATATGATCGTCAAGAACTTGACCCTCAAGTTTTGTCGAAAATTGAACGTCTCCGAGGCGAAGGAAACATTTATGAACGCTTGGCCCAATCTATCGCTCCTGAGATCTTCGGTCATTTGGATGTTAAAAAGGCACTCCTTCTTCTACTGATTGGAGGTGTGACAAAGGAGCTTGGAGACGGTATGAGAATTCGTGGTGACATCAACATCTGCTTGATGGGAGACCCTGGTGTCGCAAAATCGCAATTATTAAAGTATATCACTAAAGTCGCCCCAAGAGGTGTTTACACGACAGGTCgtggttcttctggtgtGGGTCTAACGGCCGCTGTGATGAGAGATCCAGTTACAGATGAAATGGTTCTTGAAGGTGGTGCTCTTGTGTTGGCTGATAACGGTATTTGCTGTATTGATGAATTTGACAAAATGGATGATACCGATAGAACGGCTATCCATGAAGTTATGGAACAACAGACAATCTCTATCTCAAAAGCAGGAATGTCAACAACTTTAAATGCTCGTACATCAATCCTCGCAGCTGCCAATCCTCTTTATGGACGTTATAATCCCAAACTTTCGCCTGTGGAGAACATTAATCTGCCAGCGGCGTTGTTATCTCGTTTCgatcttctctttttgaTTCTCGATAAACCTGACAGACAAAACGATGAGCGATTAGCAAACCACGTTGCATATGTACACATGCACAGTCATCATCCTGCTATGGATTTTGAAGCCCTTGATCCTGCCACTATTCGTCAATACATTGGCTTGGCTCGTCAATACCGACCCGTGGTCCCTAGTGAGATCTCCGATTTTGTAGTAAGTTCGTATGTTCAAATGCGTCAAAAGCAAAGCCAAGACCAGAACTCAAAGAAACAGTTTTCACATGTTACGCCTCGTACTCTATTAGGTATTTTGCGTATGGCACAAGCGCTTGCCAGATTACGATTTGACAACAAAGTTATTGCTAGTGATGTAGACGAAGCGCTTAGATTGAGCGATGCATGCAAGAAGTCACTTATGGATAATGGTAACAATGGAGACTTCCTTGACGAATCTCCCACATCCAGAATTTATAACATCGTTCGTCAAATGGCCAACGGTGATGGCTCAAGGTTTAGAGCAACTTGGCCCATCAGTGTTATTAGAGATCGTGTAATTGCCAAGGGTTTCACAGATGACCAATTGGCAGAGTGCATCGAAGAGTATAGCATGCTCGGCGTATGGCAAACTCTTGAAAATGGAACCAAGCTGTCATTTATCggagaagacgatgacATGCtggacgacgaagacgaatAA
- the SAC6 gene encoding fimbrin (Fimbrin, actin-bundling protein; cooperates with Scp1p (calponin/transgelin) in the organization and maintenance of the actin cytoskeleton; relocalizes from plasma membrane to cytoplasm upon DNA replication stress; GO_component: GO:0030479 - actin cortical patch [Evidence IDA] [PMID 3060468]; GO_component: GO:0032432 - actin filament bundle [Evidence IDA] [PMID 3060468]; GO_component: GO:0005934 - cellular bud tip [Evidence IDA] [PMID 22842922]; GO_component: GO:0005737 - cytoplasm [Evidence IDA] [PMID 22842922]; GO_component: GO:0043332 - mating projection tip [Evidence IDA] [PMID 19053807]; GO_component: GO:0005886 - plasma membrane [Evidence IDA] [PMID 22842922]; GO_function: GO:0003779 - actin binding [Evidence IEA,IEA]; GO_function: GO:0051015 - actin filament binding [Evidence IDA] [PMID 2643162]; GO_function: GO:0051015 - actin filament binding [Evidence IDA] [PMID 3060468]; GO_function: GO:0005509 - calcium ion binding [Evidence IEA]; GO_function: GO:0046872 - metal ion binding [Evidence IEA]; GO_function: GO:0030674 - protein binding, bridging [Evidence IDA] [PMID 12857851]; GO_process: GO:0007015 - actin filament organization [Evidence IMP,IPI] [PMID 8522605]) — protein sequence MNVIKLQRKFPSLSQEDVFGLVDKFQQIDLDGNGYVDKQSAIKALTDSGEGSYDQIRNTLKSVNVDASGRVELDDYVELVAKLREGGSSGVGQTSSPHRPAVGPKPSTESIGRPRGFSDAAKGNKIVVSGSTSGVTHTINEEERTEFTRHINSVLLGDADIGHRLPFPTDTFQIFDECKDGLVLSKLINDSVPDTIDTRVLNLPKKGKSLNNFTMTENANIVINSAKGIGCVVVNVHAEDIIDGKEHLILGLIWQIIRRGLLGKIDIKLHPELYRLLEDDETLEQFLRLPPEQILLRWVNYHLKAANWPRRVTNFSSDVKDGENYTILLNQLAPDLCSRAPLQTRDLLQRAEEVLANADKLDSRKYLTPTALVAGNPKLNLAFVAHLFNTHPGLDPITEEDHIEVEDFDAEGEREARVFTLWLNSLEVDPPVNSLFEDLKDGTILLQAYDKVIPGSVNPRYVNKRPAEGEMSRFKAVENTNYAVELGKANKFSLVGIEGADITDGTRTLTLGLVWQLMRRNIVNTLKSLSKDGRELTDSDILKWAQEQARKGGKAGAIRSFKDPSLANGVFLLDVLHGLKPGYVDYDLVGDDDYANAKLAISIARKLGALIFIVPEDINEVRSRLILTFIGSLMALNLA from the exons ATGAATGTTATCAAGCTTCAG CGCAAATTTCCTTCTCTTTCACAAGAAGATGTATTTGGTTTAGTAGACAAGTTCCAGCAGATCGACTTGGACGGTAACGGATATGTTGACAAACAGTCTGCTATCAAGGCACTCACTGATTCCGGTGAAGGTTCATATGATCAAATTCGTAATACTTTAAAGAGTGTTAATGTTGATGCTAGTGGAAGAGTGGAATTGGATGATTATGTCGAATTAGTTGCCAAGTTAAGAGAGGGCGGTAGCTCTGGAGTTGGCCAAACATCGTCACCTCATAGGCCAGCAGTTGGCCCAAAACCAAGTACCGAAAGCATTGGCCGTCCCAGAGGTTTCTCTGATGCTGCCAAGGGTAACAAGATTGTTGTTTCAGGCTCGACTAGCGGTGTCACACATACAATCAACGAAGAAGAGCGTACAGAATTCACTCGTCATATCAACAGCGTCTTGTTGGGCGATGCCGACATTGGCCATAGATTGCCATTCCCCACAGACACTTTCCAAATTTTCGACGAGTGTAAAGATGGTCTGGTTTTGTCGAAACTGATCAATGATTCAGTTCCTGACACTATCGATACTCGTGTTCTCAACTTGCCCAAGAAAGGCAAATCTCTTAACAACTTCACCATGActgaaaatgcaaataTTGTCATCAATTCTGCCAAGGGTATCGGTTGTGTTGTCGTCAATGTTCATGCTGAAGATATTATTGACGGTAAGGAGCATTTGATTTTGGGTCTTATCTGGCAAATTATTAGACGTGGTTTACTGGGCAAGATTGACATCAAGTTACACCCTGAATTATACCGCCTCTTGGAAGACGATGAAACTCTGGAGCAGTTCTTGAGATTACCTCCTGagcaaattcttcttcgttgGGTCAATTATCACCTCAAAGCTGCCAACTGGCCTCGTAGAGTTACCAATTTCAGTTCCGATGTCAAGGATGGTGAGAACTACACTATTCTTTTAAATCAATTGGCCCCTGATTTGTGTTCTCGTGCTCCTTTACAAACTCGTGACCTGCTACAAAGAGCTGAAGAGGTGTTAGCTAATGCTGATAAGCTTGATAGCCGTAAATATTTGACACCTACTGCACTTGTAGCTGGTAATCCCAAACTTAACTTAGCTTTTGTTGCACACCTATTCAACACTCATCCTGGTTTGGACCCAATCACTGAAGAAGACCATATTGAAGTCGAGGATTTCGATGCTGAAGGTGAGAGAGAAGCTCGTGTATTCACTCTCTGGTTGAACAGTTTAGAGGTTGATCCACCTGTCAATAGTTTATTCGAAGATTTGAAAGATGGTACCATTTTATTGCAGGCTTACGACAAGGTCATTCCCGGAAGCGTTAACCCAAGATACGTCAATAAGAGACCTGCTGAAGGTGAGATGTCTAGATTCAAGGCTGTTGAGAATACAAACTATGCTGTTGAATTAGGTAAAGCTAACAAATTCTCGCTCGTCGGAATTGAGGGTGCTGATATCACCGATGGCACACGCACATTAACTCTCGGTCTTGTATGGCAGTTGATGCGTCGTAATATTGTCAATACACTGAAGAGTCTTTCTAAGGATGGACGCGAATTGactgattctgatattttgaaGTGGGCTCAAGAACAGGCCCGTAAAGGTGGAAAAGCTGGTGCAATCCGTAGTTTCAAGGACCCAAGTCTTGCAAATGGCGTATTTCTTTTGGACGTTCTCCATGGTCTTAAGCCTGGATATGTTGACTATGATCTTGTTGGTGACGATGACTATGCCAATGCTAAATTGGCCATTTCTATTGCCCGTAAATTGGGTGCTCTTATCTTTATCGTTCCCGAAGATATTAACGAAGTTCGCTCTCGTTTGATTCTTACCTTTATCGGCTCGCTAATGGCTCTCAACTTGGCGTAA